TATGCCAGTCTGCACCTGTCATCCTCGCACCCAAGGCGAGCCCCACGCCCGCCGACAGCCCTTGACCCAGGTTGCCGGTCGACCACTCGATTCCGGGGACCGAGCGCTCTACATGTCCCTCGAAGACACTCCCCGCCCTGCGGAAGTGCGCCTCGACTTCGCCTGCCGGGAAGAATCCCGCATGCGCGAGCGCGGCGTACGCGCCGGGAGACGTATGCCCGTGCGACATGACGATCCGGTCGCGACCCTCCCAGCGAGGCTCCAGTGGGCGAAGCCGGGCCGTTCCCACCAGAAGCGTATAGATCTCCAGGGACGAGAAGGATCCTCCCGGATGCCCCGATGCTGCGACACTCGTGGCCGTGAGGACCGTGCGACGCGACGCCAGCGCGCGCGACGCCAGCTCCCGGTAGTCGTCATCGGCGAGCGGCGCGTGGGCTCCGGCGTTCAACATGCGCATGGCCTCTTCTCATGTCGATGGATACGCCCCACACGACCACGTCGCCAGGGCGCTACACTTGAGTGGTCGAATCAGTGTATTCCCGAGGAAGGACCCCTGCGTGCGAACTCCGCTTGAGATTGCGCAGCTGGCCGCCCTGGCCGGCGGTGCCGCCCTAGAGGGCAGGGCGGGCGATACCGGCGCAGTACGGTCGAAGGGGTCACCGACCGACTTCGTCACCGAGGCCGATATCGCATCCGGCCTCGCCGTTGTACGCACCATTCTGGCCCACGACCCACGGGCGCGCATCGTGGTAGAGGAACCCGAGGTGTGCCACGATCTCGGCGTAGAGCCGGGCACCCTCGATGACGCTCGGGTGTGGGTCGTCGACCCCCTCGACGGCACTACCTCGTTCCTCCATGGCTTCCCCTGCTACTCGGTCTCGGTCGCGCTGGTTTGTGAGGGCCGCTCGGTTGCAGGCGCTGTGTACAACGCGGCCACCGCGAAGCTGTTCTCTGCAGCAGTGGGCGAAGGAGCTACGTGCGAGGGCGAGGTGCTTCGTTGTGCATCCGCGTCAACCGTCCAAGAAGCGCTGCTCGTGACCGGATTCCCCTACGATCGCGGCCTTCCGCTGGACCGGCAGCTCGCGGTGCTGGCCGCGTTTCTTCGAGCCCCTGTCCACGGAATCCGCCGTGACGGCTCGGCCGCGATAGACTGCTGCCACGTTGCGTCGGGTCAGGCAGACGGTTTCTGGGAGTACGCCCTCAAGCCCTGGGATATGGCGGCGGGAGCGCTCATCTGCGCCGAGGCGGGAGCTCGGGTCACCGACCTGGACGGTGTCGGCTGGACGAGCGCCAGCCGTAGCATCTGTGTGGCGAATCCCGTGCTGCATGACCAGATGCTCGACGTGATCGCCTCTGCTGAGGCTGCAACGCCAAGGAGCTAGTAGACCCGCTTCTCCTCAGCGGAGTCTTCCTCAAGCGTGATACCCCATTCGCCGAGGACCTTCGATACTGCGCGCTCGCCGCTCTCGATGCAGTTCGGCAGCCCGACCCCCCGGTACGATCCGCCCGCAAGCGCCAGGCCCGGGATGTCGGCACACCGCTCTTCGATCTGCTCGACACGGTCCAGGTGCCCGAGCGTGTACTGCGGCATGCCCCCTTCCCAGCGAAAGACGCGCGAGAAGAGCGGCTGAGCGTCGGCACTCACGCCGATGATCGAGCGCAACTCCGAGAGCACAAGCTCGATGAGTCCGTCGTCGTCCCGGTGAAGCATCTCCTGGTTGTGCGGGCCTCCGACGAATCCACGGAAGAGCACCTTGCCCTCGGGCGCACGTCCCGGCCACTTCGTCGACGAGTAGGTGGCCGCGAGGAGAGCCCGGTTCTCCACCATCGGACACAGGACTCCGAAGGCGTCCATGTCGACGCCGACCTCATCGGCACGAAACGCCATCGAGACCGTCGCAGACGAACTCGTCGGGATGTGAGAGAGATTCAGCGCGATCTCTTCATCGAGACCGCGCGCAAGCTCCTCGGCCGCCCAGGACTCAGTGGCGACGATAAGCGCATCGCCCGCGACGGTTGAACCATCCGACAGTTTGACGGAGTACCGTCCTTCGTCAGAACGCGTGACGCCCACGGCGGCGACGCCGGTTCTGATGCTCTCCCGACCAGCGCCGTCTGCCATGGCCTCGGGAAGCTCGGCCATCCCGCGCGTGAGCGACGTGAAAAACGTCCGCGGCTTGTCGCCGGGCTTGGGCGGGTACTTCTTGCGCATCTCCTCGACCTTCTTGCGCGCGGCGAGGAATCCGCGCATCAGTGAGCCGTACTTCTGTTCCATCTCAAGCAAGCGGGGAAAGGTCGCGGCAAGCGACATCAGAGCGGGGTCCGAGGCATGCACACCGCCGACGAGCGGCTCCGCGAGCCGGTCGAGGCACTCACTGCCCATGCGACGAGTCACGAAGCTCTCGAGGGTCTCGTCGTTGAACTCGCCTTCTGCCAGCACTTTCTTAGGGATGAGGAGATCCATGCCCATCCGGATCTTGCCGGCCCAAGAGAAGAGCCCTGTGGTGGCGAACGGCACGAACTTGGTCGGAGCGAACATCATCACGCCATCGGGCATCTCGAACAGTCGACCACGCGACAAGATCAATGTCTTCTTGCGCGCGTCATCTGTCGGCAGTTCGTGGTCGAAGAAGCCGAGCAGCTTGGCGATACGGTGAACGGCGGGCTTCTCGGTGAGGAAGCAGTCGGGGCCGCCATCGACCACGAAGGACGCGTCTTCGCCGACCGGGTCCCACTCGTCGGCCACGATCTCGGTCGCGATCTTGCCGCCGACCCTGTCGTTCTTCTCAACCACCACGAACTCGACGTCGTGACCCTCGTCAGCTGCACGCTTGACCTTATAGGCCGCGCCAAGCCCCGCCACGCCTGCGCCGATGATGATGACCCGCTTCACTAGTCCGCCCCTCACTGGCGCAGCGACCGCGCCGATCACCCGACCTACCAGACCCGCTTCTCTTCAACGGCGTCTTCTTCGAGCGTGATTCCCCAATCGCCCAGAACCTTGCTCACGGCACTCTCCCCGCCCTCAAGGCAGTTGGGAACACCGACGCCGCGATAGCTACCGCCTGCAAGCCCCAGCCCGGGGATGCCGGCCGTGATGGCCTCCAGCTGATCCATCCGGTCGAGATGGCCCATCGTGTACTGAGGCATCCCCATAGTCCAACGGAACACGCGCGCAAACAGCGGCTTCGCGTCGGCCTTCAGGCCAAGCATCTCGACAAGCTGCTGGCGAACGATGTCGATCAGCTCGTCGTCCGACTTCTCCATGATCGCCTGATTGCGCGGGCCGCCAACAAAGCCTCGCAGCAGCACCCGGCCCTCAGGTGCCCGATCGGGCCACTTCGAAGACGACATCGTCACGGCCATCACGGGGCGATTCTCAACGAGCGGCACGAGAATGCCGAAGAACTTCGTATCGAACGGGCAGTCCTCGGCGCGAAACGCCATGGGGACCGTGGCAGACGACGAGAACGGGATGCTGTCGAGAAGTGCCTTCATGTCGCTGTCGGCGTCAACCAGCATCTGGCTGGCCGCCCACGACGGGGTCGCGATGATGACCGCGTCGCCCTTCAAGGTCGCTCCAGAATCCAGAACGACGCTCCATGAACCGTCTCCGGCGCTCGCCACGCTCTTGACGCCGATACCGGTGCGGATGGAGTCGCGCCCGGCTGCGTCAGCAAGCTTCTCGACGAAGAACTGCATACCGTCATGGAAGCTCGAGAAGAATGTGAACCGCTTCGCGCCGGGCTTGGGCGGGTGCTTGCGCTTCTGCTCTTCGACGAGTCGGCGCTGATCCAGGAAACCGCGTATGAGTGAGCCGTGCTTCTGCTCCATCTCCAGCAGATTCGGGAACGTCGCGGCGAGCGACATCTTGCCGGGATCCGATGCGTGGACTCCGCCTACCAGCGGTTCAGCGAGCCGATCGAGCGACTCCCGCCCCATTCGGCGAACGACGAAGCTCTCGAGCGTCTCATCGTGCTGCTGGGCGGTGTCGCCCGCAGGCCAGCGCTCTTTGCGTGGAATCAGCAGGTCAAGCGCCATGCGGAGCTTGGCAGCCCACGAGTAGAGCGACGTCGTCGCGAGGGGAACCAGCTTCGTCGGGGCGAACATCATGATCCCGTCGGGAAGCTCGACGAGGCGTCCGCCCTTCGCAATGAGAGTCTTCTTGTTCTCATCGCACGTGCGCACTTCGTCATCGAATATTCCGAGCAGCTTCGCGACTCGATGCACGCCGGGCTTGGAGGTGATGAACGCGTCAGAGCCGCCGTCGACGATGTAGGGTTGCCCGGTCTCGGGATCGTTGATGTACTCCGTCGAGAGCGACCCGCCCAGACGATCGTCCTTCTCGACGAGCGTGAAGGACACCTCGTGCCCCGCCTCAGCGGCCCGGGACACCTTGTAGGCGGCGCCAAGTCCGGCAACCCCACCGCCGATGATGATGACATGCTTCATGCGTATCGAGCTCCTGTATTCGCGTCGTTGGGGTCGCACGCGTGCCGGCGCGGGCGGACTCGGCCACTATCTTCAGAGCAGGGAGAGTACCGAGGCGGTGACTGCGTCGATGACGGAATCCTCGTCATTGGGCGCAGGGGCACGCACGAATTCCAGCCCTGAATCGTACGCCCTGCCCGCCGCGACGATGTCGAGATCGTAGAGCGTCTCCATGTGGTCGGTGAGAAAACCGATGGGTACGACGACGAGCCCGTGAGCACCCGAGGCGGCGACGGCATCGATCAACTCATCGATGTCGGGCCCCAGCCACCCGCCGGGGCGGTTGCCTTTCGACTGGTAGACGAGAAACCACGGACGGGGGGCCTTCGCCGCCCCATACGCTTGGAAGCTCTCGAATATCGGCGCACCTGCGTCTTCGACGCCCGGCTCCAGCCCCAGCTGCTCGACCACCGCGTCGGCGACCGCGCGCAGACCGCCTACATAGGGATCGTCTTGCACCAGATCGCCCTCGGGCAGCGAGTGCGCGGTGAATGCGAGCACCAGTCCCTCGTTGTTCTCGACCTCAACCAACGTGGCAGCGGTCGACATCGCGTAGAAACTTGCGAACGCGTCGAGGGTCGACACCAAAGGAGCCTCGATCACCGTCATGCCGCCAAGAGATGCGACGGCCTCGTCGACGGCCTCACGGTAGGCACCGTGGGCGACCTTGCTCTCGAAGGGCGAGAGTGAAACGGTGATGACGCGCTCGCATCCCCGCTCCCTGAGCCCTGCAAGCGCATCGCCGATGTAGGGATCCCAGTAGCGCATGCCCACGGCGACGGGTACATCATGACCGCCCGCCTGAAGAGAGCTCTCCATCTTGCGCGCGATACCCTTCGCGATCTCATTCAGAGGCGACGAGCCACCGATTGCCAGGTACCTTGCGCAGACCCTGGTGACGAGCTCCTCGGAAGGCTCTTGCCCCATCAGGTTGCACATGAACGGCGCCACGGCCTCGATCGAGTTCGGTCCGCCGAAGCCGGTTATGAGGACTCCCGTCTTGACCATCGGACTACACTCCGCCCCTGATACGATCCGAGTGCTCGTGAACCAGGCGAATGAGGGTCTTCGCCTTCTCCGGATCACTCGTCTTGTGGATCCCGTGTCCTAGATTGAAGATGTGCCCCGGGCGTGTTCCTACCGCCTCCAAGATGTGCACCACCTGACGCTCGATCTCAGCGTCCGGGCCAAAGAGCGCCACCGGATCGATATTGCCTTGGATGCCGAACTTCGGGTCGATGAGCTCGACGGCGCGTGCCATATCCAGGCGCCAGTCGACGCCGACGACATCGCCGCCCGCCTGCTGTACCAAATCGATCATCGACGTGGCACCGTTGGCGAAATGAATCACCGGCACGCCGCCCTCGACGACCCTGTCGCCGTGGGCTTTCACAGCAGCCAGCACCCTCTTGGAGTACGGCAGGATGAATCGCTCGTAGTCCCAGGGGGCCACGTAGCCGACCCAGCTATCGAACATCTGAACGGTCTGCGCGCCGGCATCGATCTGGGCACAGAGGTACGCCGTCACGGTGTCGGCGAACTTGTTCATCAACAGGTCCCACGCCTCGGGCTCGCTCCACATGAGAGCCTTGCAGTTCTCGTAGTCGCGCGTGCCCCGGCCCTCGATCGCATAGCTCGCAAGGGTGAACGGCGCGCCGGCAAAACCGATGAGCGGCACCTTGTTCTCAAGTTCGCGACGGAGGATCTTGATGGCGTCCATGACGTAGCCGGTGTTCTCGATCGGATCCGAGATACCCAGGTTCTGCACGTCAGCGACCGAACGGACGGGGTTGTTGATTATCGGACCGACACCGCTCTTGAACTCCAGATCGAGTCCCATTCCGGGGAACACCACGAGAATGTCGGAGAACAGAATCGCCGCGTCGACACCGATCAGGTCCACCGGCTGCAGCGTCACCTCGACTGCGAGCTCAGGGTTGTAGCACATTTCGAGAAAGCCGCGCTTCTCGCGGATGGCCCGATACTCGGGCATGTACCGGCCGGCCTGTCGCATCATCCACACAGGAGTGCGCTCGGTCGCCTCGAGGCGCGCGGCGCGCAAGAAGAGGTCGTTCATCGCCATCGGTTTGGATCCTTTCGTGGGGCATGCATGAGGAGGGCGCCCATGGGCGCCGAGCGTTCATCATACCACGCACGAAGGCCCCACTTCCCTCGCAGAGAGTGGGGCCTTCGAGTCGGAACGACGATGTGCGGACCTAGTGATCCGGGGCGGTATCCACGATCGTCTGGACGATCGACGGATCCGCCAGAGTGGAGATGTCACCGAACGCATCCAAGTCCCGCTCACCCGCGGCTACCTTGCGCAGAATACGGCGCATGATCTTGCCGGAGCGGGTCTTGGGCAGCTCGGGGACGAAGTGCAACCGATCGGGGCTGGCAATCGGTCCGATTTCGTTGCGCACGTGACCGACGAGCATCTTCCTCAACTCATCGTTGGGTTCTTCGCCGGTCTTGAGGATGACGTAGGCGTAGATGCCCTCGCCCTTGATGTCGTGCGGGAAACCGACGACGGCCGCCTCGGCCACCCGCGGGTTGCTGACGAGCGCGGATTCAACCTCTGCCGTGCCCATACGATGCCCTGAGACATTGATGACGTCGTCCACGCGGCCAAGCAGCCAGTAGTTGCCGTCCTCGTCCTGGCGGCACCCGTCACCGGTGAAATACTTACCGGGGAAGGTCGTGAAGTAGACCTCCTTGACGCGAGCGTTGTCAGGGTCACCCCACGTGCCGCGCAGCATGCCCGGCCACGGGTACTTGATGCACAGGCGTCCGCCTGATCCGCACGGGGTCTCAGACTGGTCCTCGTTGAGAATGATTGGCTGGATTCCGAAGAACGGTCTCGTCGCAGAGCCAGGACGCATGGGTGTGCAACCCGGCAGGTTCGTGATCATATGGCCACCGGTCTCGGTCTGCCACCACGTGTCGACGATCGGAATCTCCGAGCGACCGATGTTGCGCCAGTACCACAGCCACGCCTCGGGGTTGATTGGCTCGCCGACGGTGCCCAGAACGCGAAGGCTCGTCAGGTCGTACTTGGCAGGCCACTCCTCACCAGACTTCATGAGGGCACGAATGGCGGTAGGCGCGGTGTAGAACTGGTTCACGCCGTGCTTCTCGACGATGTTCCAGAAGCGGCCCGCGTCCGGATACGTGGGCACCCCTTCGAACATGAGGGAGGTGCCACCGAGGCTCAGGGGACCGTAGACCACGTAGGTGTGGCCCGTGACCCAGCCGATGTCAGCCGTGCAGAAGAAGACGTCCTCGTCGTGATAGTCGAACGTGTACTTGAACGTCATGGTCGCGTAGAGCAGGTATCCGCCGGTGGTGTGAAGGACGCCCTTCGGCTTTCCGGTCGAGCCGGAGGTGTAGAGGATGAAGAGCGGGTCTTCAGCATCCATCCACTCGATGTCGCAGTGCTTGGCGATATCAGGGCTGCGAATCTCCTCGTGGTACCAGAAATCGCGACCGGGCTCCATGTCGACGCGGTTCTGGGTGCGCGAGACAACGATGACGCTCTCGACGCAGGGGCATTCGTGCAAAGCCTCATCGGCCATCGCCTTGAGGGGGACGAGGCGTCCACCACGAACGCCTTCATCAGCGGTGATGAGCATCTTGCACGACGAATCCTGGATGCGATCACGCAGCGCCTGAGACGAGAAGCCCCCGAAGACGATCGAGTGAATCGCGCCGATGCGTGCACAGGCGAGCATAGCGATGGGGAGCTCAGGGATCATCGGCATGTAGATGGCGACGCGGTCGCCCTTCTTGATGCCGTGCTTCTTCAGCACATTGGCGAAGCGGCACACCTTGTAGTAGAGCGACTGGTAGGTGTAGATCTTGCTGCGGCCTTCGTCGCTCTCCCAGATGAGCGCGGCCTTATTGCGACGCCATGTCGTCAGATGGCGGTCGAGGCAGTTGTACGCGACGTTGGTCTTGCCGCCCTTGAACCACTCCACGCGCGGAGTGTCGAACTCGTAGGAGAGGACGGTGTCCCACTTCTTCTCCCAGTGGAGGTACTCCTCGGCCATCTCGGCCCAGAAACCCTCGGGATCGTTCACCGAGCGGTCGTACATCTCCTGGTACTCATCCATCGACTTGATCCACGCGCGCTCGGACACCCAGGCGGGCGGGTTGATGACCTGCGAAACACCCGCCATTGACTCGATGGCGACAGACTCGTCAGTCATACCGTCCTCCTTCTCGTTTCTCGTGGTACGGCGATCAGACCTGAAGCATTCCGACCGATGTACCCCTATGAACAGGACGGTCCCCCGTAGGGACCGCAGGACCCATAGTAGGGGTGCTACCCGTCTGTCTTGCCTCCCGAAACGGGTTAACGGCGCGTCCTCGTCGGTCAACGGCACCCAGAGGTCTTGTGCGAGGGGTGGCCGGAGGAGTATCTTCTTCTCGTTGACAGGTTTCCCTTCCCTCACAACGCCGCTTCCGGGGGATCCGGACGGCAACCGGCTAATGGGCGACAGGCGACCGGCATCGCCCGTACTGGCGGACTTTCCTAAGGACCGCCCGCCCGACTGAGACTCAGGGGTACTTAGCAGGGAAGGATTGAGGAAGCCCCGGCCCGAAGGCCGGGGCTTCCGTCTATTCTGGAGACGGCATCAGTGCCATCAGAGATGCTGCGGTGCCAGCCGGACCGCGTCGAGCAGACGTTCAGCGAATCTCGGGTCAGACGCCAGTCCGACGTGATGCGCCTGTTGTAGGTACCCGCGCACCGCACCCAGGTCGCCCGAGAGAGCGAGCTTGGTTGCACCGCCCAGTGACGCGTTGCCGGGCGCACTCAGGACCTGTCCCACCTCAACGGGCATCATGCCGATGGCGACGAGGTCAGCCGGGCGCAGCGCGCCACCGAATGCACCCGCGACCCACACCCGCGACAGCGACTGCGCGCTGAGGGCCGCCGCAGAAAGGACTCCCTGCACCGCTACGAATACGGCGGCCTTGGCCAGCTGCAGCTCCCGGATATCGAGCTGGGTGAGGAGTGCGTCCTCTTCCGGCCCCACCGAAACCACCCGTACGCCATTCTCGTCCAAGCTCACCCCGACACCATCTGGTCGAATCAATCCGTCTTCGTCCAGTATGTCGGCACGTCTGAGGTCGGCCAGAGCGGCGACCACCTCAGAGCCGCAGAGACCGGCGACCCCTTCGAAAGCGGGGCCGGCAGCAGCGGAAGCCACCGTGAGGTTGTCGCCGACAAGGAGCGCGACCTCGGCGTTGGTGCCGACGTCTACCAGCAGCACCGGGCTGTCAGCGCCCGCTGCGGCCAGGAACTCCAGTCCGGCGAGTACGTCGCCACCGACGAAAGACCCGAGGGGAGGTACCAACATGACCTCAGCCTCAGAATCGAGCCCCCGAATCTTCGAGGCTTCCATTGACGATGGAATCACCGGGGCAGCGTACGGTGCAACCGACAGCACCGACACGTCCGCCTGCACAAGCAGCGCCGCCATCGCGGTGTTTGCCGCAATGACCACCCGCTGCACGTTCTCCGCCTGACCCCCCGATGCGACCTCCAGGGCGGAGGCCACGCTCTCGGACGCAGCGACTGAGAGCGCCGCGGCATCCCCTCCAAGCGCAGCGGTGATTCGAGTGATGACATCAGCGCCGAAAGACCTCTGCCGATTGGGAACCGTCGCCATGCCGATCTGGCGCCCGGTGGCGCGGTCGACGACGACGACGGAGACGTTGGTGGTTCCGAGGTCGACCCCGGCGACAAGCGCCGCGCGCCCACCGCCGGAGATCTCCGCCGACATCGCAGCGGGCGCAACCAGCGGTCGCACGACGACCGGCCCGACGACCTGTGAGCGACACGCGAGTCGGACGCCCGACGGGGCCCGCTTCAGTCCGGCCCGCTCCTGCTCATCGGGCTCACCCAACTCCCCCTCGATGACGCGCACTCCGCAGGTTCCGCACACCCCGCGACCGCCGCACGGCGCGTCGAAGGTCAAACCTGCCGCGCGCGACGCCGCCAGCACGGACGTCCCCTCCTCGACCCATGCGGTTGCCCTCGAGGGCAGAAATGACACCGGGCACAGCGGCATTCGGGTTACTCGCCTTCGAACCTCACCATGCCGGGAGCCATCGCACGGCCGCCGAGCACGTGTACGTGTACGTGGCCGACCAACTGCCCGGCGTCGCGGCCGTTGTTGACGATCACCCGATACCCCGACTGCTCGACGCCCTTGAGGCGTGCGACCTGCGGCACGGCAGCCATCAGGGCACCTAAAAGCTGCTCACTCATGTCGTCGCCAAGGGTCACGTGGTGCTCACGCGGAACGACGAGGGTGTGTACCGGCGCCTGCGGCGAGATGTCATCGAACGCGATGACATGGTCGTTCTCCCACACCACTGTTGAGGGGATCTCACCCGCGACGATCTTGCAGAAGACGCAGTGGTCCATGCTCACTCCCTCGCCTCGCTCGCATCATCGGGCTCGATCTCTCCGATGAGCATGGTCACCTTCTGTTGTGCGTCGGCGAGCCTTGTCTGGAGTGCCTTGAGCAGCGCGACTCCTCGCTCGTAGCGCTCAAGGCTGTCCTCAAGCTCGAGTTCGCCGCTTTCCAACTCCGCGACTATCCCCTCCAGCTCGGCGAGCGCCGCCCCGAAGGGAAGGTCCGTCACATCCGGACGCGAGACCTCATCCACGATTCTCTCCGTTCGTCACGTCATCCACAGTACATGCGATGACACCGTCTGACACGCGCACATTCAGGTGATCGCCCCGGGACACCTGAACGACACTGCGAACCACCGTTCGTCCATCAGCACCGAATGCGGCGGCCCATCCCCGCGACAGGATACCCAGTGGGGAGAGATCCTCAAGCCGAGCTGCGAGTACCGCTGGCCGGGCACTGGTGCGTTCGAGCAGCCTCGGTCCGACCGTGACCAGTCTCTGCCGGGCGTGCCCGACGCGCTGCAGATCGCGCGAGATGCGCTCGGGAATCGCTCGTCGCAGCCGCATGGAGGCCAGATCGATCGCCTGACTCGCTGGTCCCAAGACGGCATAGGGATCCGATAGCGCCGGGCGCTCCGCAAGCCGGAGCAAGCGATGCTCATAGCGCGAGACACGGTGATGAAGCGCATGCGCCAACGATCGTCGGTCTCGATCGAGCATCTTCGATACGTCTTCCATCGCCGGCGCCACAGCCTCGGCAGCCGCCGTGGGCGTCGAGGCACGCACGTCGGCGACCATGTCGGCGATAGACGTGTCCGGTTCATGTCCGATGCCGGTCACGACGGGCACCGGGCTTGCGGCCACAGCACGCGCTACCGCCTCTGAGTTGAACGGCATCAGGTCCTCGTAGCTTCCGCCTCCCCGGACCAGGAGCACCACATCGGGGCCTGCATCACAGGCCGTGCGTAGCCCGCCTACCAGCTCACGTTCCGCGCCATCGCCCTCGACTTGGACGCCCGCCACCAAGACCTCGGCCAGAGGATATCTGCGACGCAGCGTCCGCAGCACGTCGTGGATGGCCTTGCCACGCGGTGAGGTCACCACCGCGATGCGCTGCGGATGGCTCGGTAGCGCTCGCTTACGCTCGGCGCGCATCAGCCCTTCCGCTTCCAGGCGTCGGGCGAGTTCTGCAACCTGCAGGCGAAGTCGGCCTTCGCCGGCCAGCTCCAGGCGCCTGACGGTGAACTGCATGCGGCCCTTGGGAACGTACGCCGAGAACTGCCCGGTCAACTCGACGAGCATGCCGCACCTCAGTGAGATGCCGGATCCGTCGTAGACGTCGCGCCACATGAGACAGGGCATCGCCGCCGAACCGTCACACACGGTGAAGTAGGCCGCCTTGTACCCCGGCTTGTCGTTGAACTCCGAAACCTCGCCGACGACGCGGACCCGTACGGCCTCGAGCGCGCCCTTGGCTCGGTTCATCGCTTCTGTCACCGACAGCGCACGGTCCTGCTCCACGCTTCTCTCCCCTCGCTCCCCGCGATTCTACCCAGGGTCTCTGACATCGCGTGAAACGACCCGAGACGCGATCTGGTTCAGTCCCGACGCGCCAGACCGAAGTAGTACACCAGGTTCAGAAGTGAGATGAGGGCGGCCGCGACGTAGGTCAGGGCGGCCGCATTGAGAACCTGGCGAGCACCGGAGATCTGATCGGGCGAGACCATCCCGATCGTCTCGAGGTTCGCAATGGCCCGCTTGGACGCATCGAACTCAACGGGGAGCGTCACGAGCTGGAACAGGACCGCGAACGAGTAGGCGATGATCCCGAGCCACAGAAGACCCGTGATGCTCGTGAACAGCCCCAACAAGATGAGTATGCCCGCCGACGAGGAGCCGAAGTTCACCACCGGCACGAGGGATGTGCGCACCTTGCCCCACACGTATCCCTGCTCATCCTGAATGGCATGTCCTGCCTCGTGCGCCGCCACGCCCGCAGCGGCCACGCTCGGCTGAGCGTAGACCGCCTCAGAGAGCGCAAGCTTCTTGGACCGCGGATCATAGTGGTCGGTCAGCTCTCCGGGCACCGCAACGATCTCAACGCCGGACAGACCGGATGAGTTGAGTATCGCGCGGGCGACGTCGGCTCCGGAGCGACCGGTCGAAAGAGGTACATGACTCCACTTGCGAAACGTCGACTTGATGTAAGCCTGAGTCGCGAAACCCAGTCCAACGGACACGACCATGATCAACAGGTAGGTGGGGTCGAGAAACATCTTTCCTCCGTCATCGGCGCGTAAGGCAGCTTGAGATGGCGTCTGAAGCGAGTGCCGTGCCGCTCGCTCAGTCTCCCTCCTCGATCATGAGTTCTCCATCGTGGATCGAAAGCTTTATCTCACCGTCAAGCAGTCGCGTCAGCTCGCGACCGATCATGTCTTCCCGCCACCCGGTAAGGAGCGGATGATCCTCTCGGTCTCCCCCCGCTAGACGCTCGAGATCGTCGCGCGAAGCCAGCAGGGGCATCGCGACGCCGTTCTCTCGAGAGCGGCGTCGGACCACAGCCACCATCAGGTCGACCGCTGCGTCGACGTCGCCGACCAGACGCTTGCGCTTGCCAAGTGACGGCAGGTCATCCTCGGCAACCGCCAGACCACGAGCGACCGCCTCGAGAAGCCCGGGCGTCGAACCACGCCCCACCTTGTCCGAGACACCACGAATAGCTTGCAGATCGGCGGGCGTGCGCGGTGTGCGGCGAGCGACCTCCACGACGCTCTCGTCGCCCAGCACCCACCGCTTGGGGATATCGCGCCGGATCGCTTCGAGTTCTCGCCATGCAGCGACTTCGCGAGCCACGCCAAGCTGTCGTCGGTTCAGCGACGATATCCGCTTCACGCGTCGCCACTGATCCTCAGGGACGATCAGG
The genomic region above belongs to Coriobacteriia bacterium and contains:
- the acs gene encoding acetate--CoA ligase encodes the protein MTDESVAIESMAGVSQVINPPAWVSERAWIKSMDEYQEMYDRSVNDPEGFWAEMAEEYLHWEKKWDTVLSYEFDTPRVEWFKGGKTNVAYNCLDRHLTTWRRNKAALIWESDEGRSKIYTYQSLYYKVCRFANVLKKHGIKKGDRVAIYMPMIPELPIAMLACARIGAIHSIVFGGFSSQALRDRIQDSSCKMLITADEGVRGGRLVPLKAMADEALHECPCVESVIVVSRTQNRVDMEPGRDFWYHEEIRSPDIAKHCDIEWMDAEDPLFILYTSGSTGKPKGVLHTTGGYLLYATMTFKYTFDYHDEDVFFCTADIGWVTGHTYVVYGPLSLGGTSLMFEGVPTYPDAGRFWNIVEKHGVNQFYTAPTAIRALMKSGEEWPAKYDLTSLRVLGTVGEPINPEAWLWYWRNIGRSEIPIVDTWWQTETGGHMITNLPGCTPMRPGSATRPFFGIQPIILNEDQSETPCGSGGRLCIKYPWPGMLRGTWGDPDNARVKEVYFTTFPGKYFTGDGCRQDEDGNYWLLGRVDDVINVSGHRMGTAEVESALVSNPRVAEAAVVGFPHDIKGEGIYAYVILKTGEEPNDELRKMLVGHVRNEIGPIASPDRLHFVPELPKTRSGKIMRRILRKVAAGERDLDAFGDISTLADPSIVQTIVDTAPDH
- a CDS encoding ASKHA domain-containing protein, with the protein product MPLCPVSFLPSRATAWVEEGTSVLAASRAAGLTFDAPCGGRGVCGTCGVRVIEGELGEPDEQERAGLKRAPSGVRLACRSQVVGPVVVRPLVAPAAMSAEISGGGRAALVAGVDLGTTNVSVVVVDRATGRQIGMATVPNRQRSFGADVITRITAALGGDAAALSVAASESVASALEVASGGQAENVQRVVIAANTAMAALLVQADVSVLSVAPYAAPVIPSSMEASKIRGLDSEAEVMLVPPLGSFVGGDVLAGLEFLAAAGADSPVLLVDVGTNAEVALLVGDNLTVASAAAGPAFEGVAGLCGSEVVAALADLRRADILDEDGLIRPDGVGVSLDENGVRVVSVGPEEDALLTQLDIRELQLAKAAVFVAVQGVLSAAALSAQSLSRVWVAGAFGGALRPADLVAIGMMPVEVGQVLSAPGNASLGGATKLALSGDLGAVRGYLQQAHHVGLASDPRFAERLLDAVRLAPQHL
- a CDS encoding histidine triad nucleotide-binding protein; amino-acid sequence: MDHCVFCKIVAGEIPSTVVWENDHVIAFDDISPQAPVHTLVVPREHHVTLGDDMSEQLLGALMAAVPQVARLKGVEQSGYRVIVNNGRDAGQLVGHVHVHVLGGRAMAPGMVRFEGE
- the xseB gene encoding exodeoxyribonuclease VII small subunit, with product MDEVSRPDVTDLPFGAALAELEGIVAELESGELELEDSLERYERGVALLKALQTRLADAQQKVTMLIGEIEPDDASEARE
- the xseA gene encoding exodeoxyribonuclease VII large subunit, with the protein product MEQDRALSVTEAMNRAKGALEAVRVRVVGEVSEFNDKPGYKAAYFTVCDGSAAMPCLMWRDVYDGSGISLRCGMLVELTGQFSAYVPKGRMQFTVRRLELAGEGRLRLQVAELARRLEAEGLMRAERKRALPSHPQRIAVVTSPRGKAIHDVLRTLRRRYPLAEVLVAGVQVEGDGAERELVGGLRTACDAGPDVVLLVRGGGSYEDLMPFNSEAVARAVAASPVPVVTGIGHEPDTSIADMVADVRASTPTAAAEAVAPAMEDVSKMLDRDRRSLAHALHHRVSRYEHRLLRLAERPALSDPYAVLGPASQAIDLASMRLRRAIPERISRDLQRVGHARQRLVTVGPRLLERTSARPAVLAARLEDLSPLGILSRGWAAAFGADGRTVVRSVVQVSRGDHLNVRVSDGVIACTVDDVTNGENRG